The sequence CCCAAATGCAGATCAACCCAGTCatctgttttcctcatttgttcCAAAGCTAGTCTACCTTGCTTCGACTTCTACCTTCTCAGCCCTCTGCAATTTTGCTTTCGAAGCCGTCTCCCTAAAGTTCTTCACTACCGAGTGTTCATTCAGTTGCCCACTGAACTTGACTTGTGTGAAATGGAACTCAACATCTTCCACTTCAGAACATCCCCTATTATCATGCTTCCACTGAATACAGCCAAGCTAAAGCCTGGAGTTTGGGGGAGGGTTATCTTGACACTTGCTTTTAGTCAGTCCCCATATCCACCCCACCCAAGTTGTCTTCTTGGatttctgagatttctttttattttttgttattatttttttaatgtttgagagagagagagagtgagagagcatgagtggaggaggggaagtaagagagggagacacagaatctgaagcaggctccaggctgtcagcacagagcctaagacagggtttgaacccataaaccgtgagatcatgacctgagccgaggtcggatgcttaactgcctgagccacccaggcatccctctgagatttcttgtatttatttattttgagagagagagagagagagagagagagagagagagaatgaatcccaagcaggttccatgctaatagccccaatgctgggctcgatcttatgaactgtgagatcatgacctgagccaaaatcaagtcatgttgcttaaccgactgaaccagccaggtgcccctggatttctAAGATGTTTAAAGcctgttctctattttttttttttttttttactcctagaGCATACCTTGTTTCAATTCCCTTGCTCTCTTACTTGGATTCATATTAAATCTCTCTAACTGGTTTCCAAGTGTCTGGTCTATTTCAGCTCCATTTATCCTCTAGATTCTGGTTTTAAGAAAGTCTCTAAAATGACTTtctggataggggcacctgggtggctcagtgagttaagtgtcagactcttgattttggctcaggtcgtgatgtcacagttcatgggttcaagaccccatcgggctctgcacggacagtgcacCTGCATGTGTCTGTCCTGTCTTTTCCTTGGAATAGGCCacttttccttcccaccccatcGCTGCTCCTCTGtacctcccagcctccacctcTGCCTCAGAGGAGCAGAAGCAGCTACCCGCAGAGCATGGCTGGCTTTGGGTGCTTCTGGACAAGTGCCAGCTATTGTTTTGTAGACCTGGGGAAAGACCCAGGGCTGACTCCTCCTGTGAGAATTCTTCCCTAGCTCTAGACAGAGCTCATTGCTGTTATGTGTGCTTCCAGAGAATATGGAAGCTGCCTGTTAGAGAAGTCACTAGTGGCaaatcatgcattttttttaatgtttatttttgagagagagagagagagagagacagggtgcgaatgggggaggggcagagaaagaaggagacacagaatccaaagcaggctccaggctctgagctgtcagcacagagcctgattcagggctcgaactcatgaaccatgaggtcatgacctgagccaaagctggccacttaaccaactgaaccacccaggcacctcacaaaTAATGCATTCTTACTGCCTAACAGGCCCCACGCTAGGCTTTGGGGGGGTGGACATAAACATGATTTATTCCATTGTCCTCACTGGTTATCAGTGTCACTGTGGGTGAGCACCTCTGGGCAGGGACTCTATTTTATATGTTGCTTGGTTCAGTGGTTCTCTATCCCATCAGCCTTAACACCCAAGGAACAGAGCAGACATTCTGTAGACTGTTTTTACCACCTTGGAATGAATCTTACTAATAAAATAACTGACCTACACATGcaattttgaaaagatcaatataaCACTTTAACTacaatagaacagaaaaataaagggaaattgtATTTCAATGGATAAACTGTATTTGAAAAGGAGATAGTCGGAAATTTGTACATACTTACAGTGAAGAGCTCAGATTTAAGAGCTGACAGTCATACGACTATTGACAATACTTTGTCTTTATATCGGCTGCCTGGATGTAATAAAGATTTGTTTATACATGCAGAATCCCCGTGAGTGCAGCAGACACAAACACAATCTGATACAGGCATGTGGTATTGGTGACTTAAATACCAGAGCAGCTTTGCTGTCAGTGAAGTGATTTTCTGAAATGGCAAACAACTCTTGGTCAACTTCCAAACCAAAAAAAGCACAATCATCCTTCATTTTACATAACAGTTGCATTCCTGGAAAGTTCAGTGTATCTTAAAATGGTGCCACAAATACGTTCTGCTTAGGTATAACCCCAGGTCAGGTTCTTGGCTGATCTCATGGCCAATGGCCTGGGGTAGAAGGGTCAGTTCTTCAAGGTCAAAGACTGCCTCCTGCACGGAGGATAGCTGAAGCCCTGGGTTCTGAGGGTGGAGCCCTGTTTCTGTGCAGATCtcctggggggagaggggagagcaggagagggaatgAGAAAGGTCATTGCAGCCCTGTGGGAAATTCAGTATTGCCTTCAAGCACTGTCTGAATGTCTGGGGTATCCCGATGCGGCTTTAAACCTCAttcctctctcactcactcagGGCATCTCCGTACTCCCCTCGGACCCAAGGCTGGCATCTGGCCCTGCCCTGGACACCACCCCTGCCGCCAGGAAATCCACAGCGCCCAGCTGGGATCTGAAGTCTCTAAGGACTCCTAATCCAACCAGTGCTGTGGCCTCTGCTGAGCCATGGTGGAGACAAACAGCACGGGGAGGTACCCCATCTTGCCTCCAACTTCCCACCCCTCACTGCCACCCCTCCCACGCTCAAAACCattaaatgggggtggggaatgaggcTTGAGCCTGACCATCCTTTTCCAAAAGTCTTTCCTCTCGCCCTTCTCACTGCTCCTTCTTGGCCTCCTAGGAGGGTTTGCCTTTCCTTCAACAGCCCTACAAGTGATGTggttccttctgcttctctccacTGTCCCCAGTTGATTACATCCCCTCTGTGCGCGGGTCATGCTGCTTTGGGCCTTTGGCAGGGCTGGCTGCTACGAGCTAGCATCTCCCGAGACTATCCTCATAATCCAGAAAAATGGGATTTGCTCCAGGCTCCTGAACGGGGCCgagtgttttcttcctttgaggAAAGAAGTGTAGGGGCTCCCTCGGCGGCGCGCCAGGCACCTGCCCTATTGCCTCTGGAGCATCCGTCAGCTCCAACGGCATCCCATTTCCAGCCCGAGctgacctccacctccaccccgtCCCCACCCTCagagaccacacacacaccaccaggCTGCTGCAGGTAACTTTAATAAGGGATGGGCTGACTCCTGCTTCTTGGATTTAAAGGTCAAAGAGGAAGGGCATCACATCTGCAAGAAAAGAAGAGAGTCAAAAAATCTACCTGCCCTTTGCGGCTGCCGTTCCCTCAGCCTGGCCCACCTCGCGGCAGGTGACCTATTTTTCCCCTCAAGGCCCAAATGCCACCCGGTCTccggaaaaagaaaagaaacctcctCTGCACGTCGCCGCTCATACCGTGCGTCTCTCGCTGCGCCGCCACCCTTTCCCTAGGCTGCCAGGCCGTGAGGCCAACTGCACCTCAGCTGTTTCTCCGTCAACTCCCTGGACCTCAAGtacatgcctgggtggctggggtcCCACCCGGGGCAGGCCCAGGGTCTCGGACCACCGCTATCCCCTCCCCTTCCTACAGaaggtgtccccccccccccctccacggTGGGACCCGGTCTCCTTCCCCTCGCGtcaggatggtgggggggggggcgcccctCGGCCCCACGCGTGCCAGGGCCtcacacctggctggctcatgcACCGTTGGATGCTCTCCAGCCGACTGGAGGCCAAGGCGCGGGCCTCCTCTGCAAAGCGGCGGCGTCCCTCCTCAGTTAACTTCCAGAGGCAGGAGCGGGGCCGTGTGCCGGCGCCACCCTGCACGCTGACCGGCACTTTCTCAAAGCTGTCTCGGAAACAGAGATTGTGACGGACGGTATTCTTCCAGCCTTCCGGGGCCGTCCGGAAAAAGGGGAAATGCTGTCTGCGGACAGGGGGGAACGGTGAGGAAAGATATGCTGTCTTTGGGAGACGCCCCATCTCAAGACGGTTGTCCCCCAGGCGCCAGGAGCCTCGGCCCCTCTGTCAAGGTGGACGGTGGCAGGCTGGCCTGGAACAGCTCTCTGCTGACGGAGCACGCGGCAAAGCCTGACCCGGCGTGTTGCTTGTGCcaaccctcatttttttttttttttaattctagagagagcgagagagcgagcaggggacaggggcagagggagggagagagagaatcccgagcaggttccatgctgagcctggagcccaatgtggggcttgaccccaagcccctgggatcacgacctgagctgaaatcaagagccagacgctcaactgactgagccacccgaggcACCCCACACACCCTCGTCTTTTAAACCCAGTTTACTGCTCCCGTTCCGAGACTCATTTTGTCCTGCTTCCCTCTGAGGGCTCATGACTGTGACTTGTGACGTGAACGGACCAGAATCAGGCCAACCCATGCCTGTAAGAGGAATCCTGGTCAAGGAAGGATGCCGCTTGTGGATTAATATTCTGAGACTCTCCTGCTAGAGGGAAAGGGTCTGAGAAACCCCTCACGCTCACGTGTAGGCGACTGTCGAAGCTAAATGCACATCCCTTCTCAGCCGGGTGCCCCCCTGCTCCCCTGGGCGTGCGGGGACCTGTGCCAGGCAGTCTAGCCAAAGGGAAAGCATGTGAGAAACTGCTGGTGAAACCAGATTTTCTACTGGATAATCTCGACAGGGAGGATGGGAGAATTTCTGACCCAGGCGAATTTACATTTTAAGGGACTAAGACGTAAAACGGTTAGGGTTTTCTAGACGTGAAAGGGGGTGGAGGTGGATGTCTTCCCTAACACAGGATACGTGGACACCCACCTGGGGACAGCGCAATACCAGTGTCTGGGGAAGGAGGCCTGGGAACACACTTATCCTTTCAGACCCagatgggggaactgaggcagCAGCCCAGGGCCAGGGGCAGCTTGGAAGGTGTCAGTCTGAGGGCCCTGACCCCCTCCCGTCCCGTCCTTACagggcccccccgccccggggcacGTACCGAGTGAAACTGTAGATCTGTTGCACGTTGAGGCCACAGGGGGCACTGTTTCTTAATGCCAGTGCAATGAGGTGGAAGTAATTGAGAGGGGGCCGGGACCAGAGCCTCCCCTCTTGGCTGCTGGCTTGCCGAAACCTCCGACTTTGGAGGGGGGCCCTTTTGTGAGGGGACGGGAGAGCCACAGAGGAGCTGTCATCCTGgtcctcagcctcctcctcttctgtgagCTAGAGGAGCACAGAGTAGGAACTGGTCCTAACTCCACCGCCTCTACTCCAGGGGTGcagtggcagggagggggactGGTAGGGGGCCCTCATCGGGGCTTCTCCCCAACCCAAGGGCACAGCCTATTTCTGAACCCGTTAACCCTCGGTGGTCCCTAAGGATCCCTCTCTGATCGCATCATCCCTGCACCCTCCCTGCCTACAGCCCAAGTCCAGCCCAGGACCCCAGAAACTCCTACCTCCCAGTTGCGGGGGGAAGAGGCAAACCGCTTCTGAGGGGGAGACTGCTCGCTGGAGGGCGAGGATGGTGGCAGTGACTCCACTGCCGTGGCCTCTGAGCAGCTGGCAAAGTCTTCCTCTTTGGGGGctggctgaggggaggggagtgcaCCTGGGAGATCCTCTCCCTTATGAGGTTCTGGGACCTCCAGCTTTCCGGGGGGATACACGATGTTGGGGTTTACCCACATCCACAGGTTGGGCTCAAGAGCTGGGCCtgtgcagagaaaaaggagattgTGCGCCATAGCTCACTGGCTTTGGGGTCCGGCCCAGGCCGCATGACCATGCCAGAGAACCCACTACCCCCACTCACCATCTTGATCAGAGTTGGGCGTTTTTCCCACAGGTACTTTTGGTGGTTCAACTATTCGAAGTCTATACCTGGCAACTGgcaaaaagaaagacagaagagggTCAAAATGTCCTAGTATTTCCACTGTGGCCCCAGGGTCCTGGACCACATGGCTGTGGGCCCTCCCTGGGGCATTATGACACCATATTCGACTTCTCTGACTTCGTTCCACATACACTGTCCCTGAGCCAATTCATGAATGCCTGTGGCCTCAGCCACTATCTATCAACGTAGGGCTTCCAAATCCGTACCTCCGGCCCAGACTCTTCTGCTTGCCCGTAAGTACCACTGGGCCTTGGAGATCTTTCCTAGCATAACCTGCAGGTACTTCAGACTCCACATTCCTGCAACTAAACTCCACCTTCCTGCTCTCGCTCCTGTATTCGTCTCCGCAAGTGGCACCACCATCTAACCGAAGTGGCTTGGGTCAGGAACGCGGAAGTGttcttgccttctctttcccatccAGCCACACCCAGTCAATCCCCAAGTCCAGCCATAACCCGAATGGTCTGTTTATCTGCTTTTCTCCAACTTAGTGCCCCTGCAGCTGGAGCATCTTCCTAAAATATTAATGCAATCCTGTCACCTTTCTGCTTAAACACTTCTGATGGCTTTCTATGACCCTTGGGCCAAACTGAAGTTTCTTGGGACAGTCTGCAAGGCCCTGGCTCCTCATCAGTGTTGGGTCATTCCTCCCAG is a genomic window of Acinonyx jubatus isolate Ajub_Pintada_27869175 chromosome D1, VMU_Ajub_asm_v1.0, whole genome shotgun sequence containing:
- the FOXR1 gene encoding forkhead box protein R1 isoform X1, with translation MGNESFLAFTTAHLPLAEQNLARYRLRIVEPPKVPVGKTPNSDQDGPALEPNLWMWVNPNIVYPPGKLEVPEPHKGEDLPGALPSPQPAPKEEDFASCSEATAVESLPPSSPSSEQSPPQKRFASSPRNWELTEEEEAEDQDDSSSVALPSPHKRAPLQSRRFRQASSQEGRLWSRPPLNYFHLIALALRNSAPCGLNVQQIYSFTRQHFPFFRTAPEGWKNTVRHNLCFRDSFEKVPVSVQGGAGTRPRSCLWKLTEEGRRRFAEEARALASSRLESIQRCMSQPDVMPFLFDL
- the FOXR1 gene encoding forkhead box protein R1 isoform X2, with protein sequence MGNESFLAFTTAHLPLAEQNLARYRLRIVEPPKVPVGKTPNSDQDGPALEPNLWMWVNPNIVYPPGKLEVPEPHKGEDLPGALPSPQPAPKEEDFASCSEATAVESLPPSSPSSEQSPPQKRFASSPRNWELTEEEEAEDQDDSSSVALPSPHKRAPLQSRRFRQASSQEGRLWSRPPLNYFHLIALALRNSAPCGLNVQQIYSFTRFEKVPVSVQGGAGTRPRSCLWKLTEEGRRRFAEEARALASSRLESIQRCMSQPDVMPFLFDL